The following coding sequences lie in one Pontibacter sp. G13 genomic window:
- a CDS encoding helix-turn-helix transcriptional regulator — protein MRSTVSKRILDQTPQDRKLFVRLNADIVVRVHELMQEKGFRQIDLAKAMGKTPSEVSKWLSGAHNLTLRSLVKLQEALGEPIIQVPKRTSLTKVNAS, from the coding sequence ATGAGAAGCACAGTAAGTAAAAGAATCCTCGATCAAACGCCTCAGGATCGTAAGCTGTTCGTTCGCCTAAATGCCGATATCGTCGTGCGGGTGCATGAACTCATGCAGGAAAAAGGATTCCGCCAAATTGATCTCGCTAAAGCAATGGGTAAAACGCCTTCTGAGGTGAGTAAGTGGTTAAGTGGAGCGCATAATCTCACTTTGCGATCCTTGGTCAAATTGCAAGAGGCTCTGGGAGAACCCATCATTCAGGTGCCAAAGCGTACGTCACTGACCAAAGTGAACGCTTCATAA
- a CDS encoding VOC family protein: MNFTHIKETCLYVKDLEATEAFYHGKLGLPVIGKRPGAHVFFRAGSSVLLCFNPDDSKTKTALPPHWGSGALHMAFECQTEDYEAWKAKLAEQEIPIVQEYTWFENCRSCYFNDPDGHVIEIVQPGLWDGGGG; encoded by the coding sequence ATGAATTTTACCCACATCAAGGAGACCTGCCTCTATGTCAAGGATCTGGAAGCAACAGAGGCTTTCTATCATGGCAAGTTGGGGCTTCCGGTGATCGGCAAACGTCCGGGAGCACATGTGTTTTTTAGAGCGGGAAGCTCGGTATTGCTTTGTTTCAATCCTGATGATAGCAAGACCAAGACGGCGCTCCCCCCGCATTGGGGCAGTGGCGCGCTGCACATGGCATTCGAGTGCCAGACGGAAGACTACGAAGCCTGGAAAGCAAAATTGGCCGAGCAAGAAATCCCCATCGTGCAGGAATACACCTGGTTTGAAAACTGCCGTTCCTGTTATTTCAATGATCCTGACGGGCATGTGATCGAGATTGTACAGCCGGGTTTGTGGGATGGTGGCGGAGGGTGA
- a CDS encoding PKD domain-containing protein translates to MPAFADHSMGFDITYECIGPCTYRIYHTQYYDCAAPSVQSSLPVSTTAPTGIVASPFGLSFTGIGSTTCNQPVQITAWSNVKWDEVTPICPDLLTGPSNQHPTHCDGTNPNPQLNGVAAAVYFADYDFCNTNCDSYTIEWGTCCRNGDITTGAAYNPISAIGTTINKALSPCNSSPYFTQEPVPYICAGNPFTFNQGAVDPDGDSLSYELGPCYASSSGAQVNYGAGYSPTQPMGPTWDVQLNPLTGDITFTPNPTGAIEVGVVCVLVHEWRNGQLIGTITRDMQVTVIDLQCGSGNPTTSGVTNLRYGPDEVPGNPIGFSTVRACPGSEVCFDISLPANNPNLTYTISWNQAIPNATFVSANNPTIVNSISGSNPVATFCWTPPINGFGIYQFVVTTVDDRCPIPGLNQMTYTIMVEDPLAATSAIAVPISCNDMELSVVPASTMPSIYNHVFTSINWSGNGNLSYNPNLTDSSFIHTYPAPGGYFFQVEIEDTLGCSTRLTGIANLTTGAIADAGSDATICSNYDVNLGAPAIPGQTYTWTPGTYLNSTTAADPLFDLPTPIPPSTSFSYMVEVVAGVCTTFDYVDIFVNPTIEATATAADPVICTGANTNLTATTNLGGGLDYLWSTGATTPTIQVTPTQTTTYSVIAFANGCASDPAYVTVQVNPGPTPTYTGSIEVCEGGNTILNAFGGDHYLWQPMGYLGSSMALTNLNASTTISLLAVDADGCQGTAVPIDITVHPNPLPGFTATDICEDSLLQFTDAAQITEGSIAGWIWDFGDGAPVDILQNPQHTFTQYGQYTVTQTAISAIGCEASISFPVNVHPNPTADFAFTNVCEGLPNLMNNTSTIPLGTSITQFEWAFGDGTGDLSNVPNTQHTYAQYGYYDVTLSVASPQGCGASYTQTVFVHPNPVADFEVENACQDSVVLVSTGSAVGGDLDYISQYNWDFGDPFSGTDNFAVTPQSSHAYDVFGPYQITHTITTANGCSDQIQRELTVFAKPTANFSYDQTCENEHTQFQNLSNSNDATLLDEYAWDFGDGNEASGPQTSHLFLVSGPGTYPVQLAIITEEGCTDTLIQQVVINPAPLPNFRWDPVCLHDSMKFVDLTALASGSMLRWEYDFGDGIGTSSLANPSYQFLEPGIFPVELTAISDSGCFNRFTTEVETYKLPEIREIITDSACFGYSATLAAIPDEEVNLTWYHQLDDQVPFHRGYTYTTPPLPYPTTYYLQARSAEGCENERVPITAHVYEGQDVAIVAHTDRVDLPLAVVNFEVASTIDLTSFEWRFGDGETSDLESPSHAFGRAGRFKVKAILQDLNGCEYLDETFIEVRNVSGIWLPSAFSPNEDGVNDEYYIAYQDLISGSFQIQIFDRWGQLAYQSSDPAFRWDGILTAGSAAPEGVYVCRITGSYFDGAPFDETQTITLIR, encoded by the coding sequence ATGCCTGCTTTTGCAGATCATTCTATGGGCTTCGACATCACCTACGAGTGTATCGGGCCATGTACATATCGGATCTACCACACGCAGTACTATGATTGTGCTGCTCCGAGTGTGCAAAGTTCCCTTCCAGTCTCCACAACAGCTCCTACTGGGATTGTCGCCTCTCCATTTGGCTTGTCCTTTACCGGAATCGGATCTACCACCTGCAACCAACCCGTACAGATCACCGCTTGGAGCAATGTCAAGTGGGATGAAGTGACACCTATTTGTCCAGACTTGCTCACAGGACCGAGTAATCAGCATCCAACCCATTGTGATGGCACCAACCCTAATCCCCAGCTCAACGGGGTGGCGGCAGCGGTCTATTTTGCAGATTATGACTTTTGCAACACCAATTGTGATTCCTACACCATCGAATGGGGGACCTGCTGCCGAAACGGAGACATTACCACAGGGGCAGCCTACAACCCCATCTCGGCCATTGGAACCACCATCAACAAGGCCTTATCCCCCTGCAATAGCTCGCCATATTTCACCCAAGAACCTGTCCCATACATCTGTGCGGGCAATCCGTTCACCTTCAATCAGGGAGCGGTGGATCCCGATGGAGACTCCCTGTCCTATGAACTAGGCCCATGCTATGCGAGTTCAAGTGGTGCTCAGGTCAATTATGGCGCAGGCTACTCCCCTACCCAACCCATGGGCCCTACCTGGGATGTGCAATTGAATCCTTTAACTGGCGACATCACATTTACTCCCAATCCCACAGGAGCTATTGAAGTCGGAGTCGTATGTGTCCTCGTACATGAATGGAGGAATGGCCAACTGATCGGCACCATTACCAGAGACATGCAGGTAACTGTGATAGACCTCCAATGCGGATCAGGAAATCCGACTACAAGTGGAGTTACCAATCTCAGGTATGGCCCCGATGAAGTACCGGGAAACCCTATCGGATTTAGTACCGTGCGAGCATGCCCCGGCTCGGAGGTATGTTTCGACATTTCGCTTCCTGCTAACAACCCGAACTTGACCTATACGATTTCGTGGAACCAAGCCATCCCAAATGCCACGTTCGTCAGTGCCAATAACCCAACCATTGTCAATAGCATTTCTGGAAGCAATCCGGTAGCCACATTTTGCTGGACCCCTCCAATCAACGGATTTGGCATCTACCAATTTGTCGTCACTACCGTGGATGATCGGTGTCCGATTCCGGGTCTCAATCAGATGACCTACACCATCATGGTGGAAGACCCGCTTGCTGCCACTTCTGCCATTGCGGTTCCGATCAGTTGCAATGACATGGAACTATCGGTGGTGCCTGCGTCCACAATGCCGAGTATCTACAACCATGTTTTCACCTCCATCAACTGGTCTGGAAACGGCAATCTCTCCTATAACCCAAACCTGACAGACTCTTCATTTATCCATACCTACCCTGCTCCGGGCGGATATTTCTTCCAAGTGGAGATCGAGGATACGCTAGGATGCTCCACCAGATTGACGGGGATTGCCAACCTTACCACAGGCGCGATTGCGGATGCAGGTTCCGATGCCACCATCTGCTCCAATTACGATGTCAACTTGGGAGCACCAGCTATCCCCGGACAAACCTACACTTGGACCCCGGGGACCTATTTGAACAGCACCACCGCGGCAGATCCCCTATTTGACCTCCCCACTCCCATCCCACCCTCCACCTCATTTTCATACATGGTGGAAGTGGTTGCGGGAGTTTGTACAACCTTCGACTATGTGGACATATTTGTGAATCCGACCATCGAGGCGACTGCGACTGCTGCCGATCCGGTCATCTGTACGGGTGCCAATACCAACCTGACTGCCACCACCAACTTAGGTGGTGGGCTGGATTATCTTTGGAGCACTGGTGCCACCACCCCTACGATTCAAGTTACTCCCACGCAGACCACCACTTACTCCGTCATTGCGTTCGCGAACGGATGCGCGAGTGATCCGGCCTATGTGACCGTGCAAGTCAATCCCGGACCCACGCCAACCTATACTGGCAGTATTGAAGTCTGCGAAGGGGGCAATACCATCCTGAACGCATTTGGGGGAGACCACTATCTGTGGCAGCCGATGGGATATCTGGGCTCTTCCATGGCTTTGACCAATCTGAATGCCTCCACAACTATTTCCCTGTTGGCGGTCGATGCCGATGGCTGTCAGGGAACAGCGGTGCCCATTGATATCACGGTTCATCCGAATCCCCTTCCAGGCTTTACGGCTACGGATATCTGTGAAGATTCACTCCTACAATTCACAGATGCTGCCCAGATTACCGAAGGATCGATTGCCGGATGGATTTGGGATTTTGGAGATGGAGCCCCTGTGGACATTCTTCAAAACCCACAACATACGTTCACCCAATATGGCCAGTATACAGTGACACAAACCGCCATCTCGGCCATAGGGTGTGAAGCTTCTATTTCTTTCCCGGTCAATGTACACCCGAATCCCACCGCAGATTTTGCCTTCACCAATGTGTGTGAGGGCCTGCCGAATCTCATGAACAACACCTCGACCATTCCATTGGGCACCTCTATCACCCAGTTTGAGTGGGCCTTTGGAGATGGAACGGGCGACCTCAGCAATGTCCCCAACACCCAGCACACCTATGCACAGTACGGATATTATGATGTCACCCTAAGCGTTGCTTCCCCACAAGGATGTGGAGCTTCCTATACCCAGACAGTATTTGTGCACCCCAATCCGGTCGCGGATTTCGAGGTAGAAAATGCCTGCCAAGACAGCGTGGTGTTGGTTTCAACTGGATCTGCCGTCGGAGGGGATCTAGACTACATTTCGCAATACAATTGGGATTTCGGAGATCCATTTTCAGGAACCGATAATTTCGCAGTGACTCCACAATCCAGTCATGCGTATGACGTATTTGGCCCGTACCAAATCACCCACACCATCACCACTGCCAATGGTTGTTCCGATCAGATCCAGCGAGAGCTGACGGTTTTTGCCAAGCCGACTGCAAATTTCTCCTATGACCAAACCTGCGAAAACGAGCATACCCAATTCCAGAATTTGAGTAACAGCAACGACGCCACTTTGCTGGATGAATACGCATGGGACTTTGGAGATGGAAATGAAGCCTCAGGGCCACAGACTAGCCATCTATTCCTTGTGAGCGGTCCGGGCACCTATCCCGTCCAATTGGCCATCATCACGGAGGAAGGCTGTACAGATACATTGATTCAGCAGGTCGTCATCAATCCCGCACCTCTTCCCAACTTCCGCTGGGACCCCGTGTGCTTGCATGATTCGATGAAATTCGTAGACCTGACAGCACTGGCTTCCGGCTCGATGTTGCGGTGGGAATATGATTTTGGGGATGGAATCGGAACTTCCTCCCTGGCAAATCCCAGCTACCAATTTTTGGAGCCGGGCATCTTTCCCGTCGAGCTTACCGCCATTTCCGACTCGGGATGCTTCAACCGCTTTACGACTGAAGTGGAAACCTACAAGCTCCCCGAGATTCGGGAGATCATCACCGATTCTGCCTGTTTTGGCTATTCCGCAACCTTGGCGGCTATTCCAGATGAAGAGGTCAACTTGACTTGGTATCACCAACTCGACGATCAGGTTCCATTTCACCGAGGCTATACCTACACCACGCCTCCCCTGCCCTATCCAACCACCTACTATTTGCAGGCGAGGTCTGCGGAAGGCTGCGAAAATGAGCGCGTTCCGATTACTGCCCATGTCTATGAAGGGCAAGATGTAGCCATTGTTGCCCATACTGACCGTGTGGACCTCCCATTGGCTGTGGTGAATTTTGAGGTAGCGAGCACCATTGATTTGACCTCCTTCGAATGGCGATTTGGGGATGGGGAGACCTCCGACCTCGAATCCCCTTCCCATGCCTTTGGTCGTGCGGGAAGATTCAAAGTCAAGGCGATTTTGCAAGATCTGAATGGCTGCGAATATCTGGACGAAACCTTCATCGAGGTACGAAATGTCTCCGGAATCTGGCTGCCGAGCGCATTCTCTCCCAATGAGGATGGCGTAAATGATGAATACTACATCGCCTATCAGGACCTGATCAGCGGATCATTCCAGATCCAGATCTTTGATCGCTGGGGGCAATTGGCTTATCAATCCAGCGATCCCGCCTTCCGGTGGGATGGCATCTTGACTGCTGGAAGCGCCGCCCCTGAAGGGGTCTATGTCTGTCGGATCACGGGCAGCTATTTCGATGGCGCCCCATTCGATGAGACCCAAACGATCACACTCATACGATAG
- a CDS encoding PKD domain-containing protein — MKRNLYKLLVLLVSGFLGVQSAEASHYMGYDLTYECLGSCTYRIYMTLYYDCAGGATQGGLPAPGGGGIGAPSLSFVGNGANCIAPTAVGGWIQTKWDEVTPICPALFAGPAGTYPTYCKAGTPTTGTQYPNVNVPAGPVAPLPGVAGETFYRDYSFCNVNCDNYEIQGTFFARNGTIASGAANQGMQVQGTTIDLTLSPCNNSPYFTVDPVPYFCAGTNFTFNQGAVDPDGDSLSYELGPCWQGLNNQVTYVNGFSPTSPLGPTWAVSINAYTGDITFTPNPTGAELIAVLCLTVNEWRNGQLIGSVTRDIQVTVIDEDCGSNPATGGAQNITYNTDTVPGNSLSFNEVKVCPGAQICFDIPALVQDSSLEYTMWWNEGIPGATFTDATNPAIMDTIVGDSPVARFCWTPPMSAQGAYFFIVSTRDDQCPIPGFNQTTYIVYVEDALQQSNALATFINCNDMELSVDPVSTIPSIYNNVFPVINWSGNGNLQYNQSLSDSAFIHTYPEPGTYFFNVELEDTFGCSINLTGLATLDSGAVANAGPDVTVCSNYDLQLGTPALPGQIYWWEPNIFISDSTVAMPDFTYPNDSLSTASFEYMVNVVAGQCTTFDYVNVAVNPSLSAVAEAVDTTICIGDSTDLTAIGNLIGGYTYLWNTGDTTQSINVKPTTTTTYSVVTFNEGCSSDPAYVTVNVQQGPSATVSGDVEVCPGGGTILTANGGANYVWLPMTFLGQSMALSSLQEDTTVFVVAIDAENCPGPPIPVSVSLLEAPEPDFGADPVCEGLNTTFNDSSTIKDGNVVAWRWEFGDGKPGAFTQNPTHVYDLPGQYFVKQVVTSDLGCVDSLVRLVTVDPTPTADFAFTNVCEGLPNLMNNTSTIEPGGFINQFEWSFGDGTGDNTNSQNTQHTYNAYGYYNVTLTVTTPQGCADDYTQTVFVHPNPVSDFEVVDACQDSVVFASTGSAVGGELDYISNYAWDFGDPLSGQNNFALTPQAGHPYVSAGLYQITHTVTTANGCSDQIQREVTVFATPTADFTYDNTCENEFTQFSTLSNSNDATVLDEFTWDFGDGNVSAGEQVENMFHPTGPGTYSVRLAIGTNEGCRDTMIKQVIINPEPLPNFGWEPVCLYDSMLFGDMTQVASGSIARWEYDFGDGIGTSSLPSPAYAFLSPGLYNVELTAITDSGCVNVFTTEVETWKLPEIIEVIQDSTCFGNTATLAAIPDEDVSITWYYNFDDVSPFHRGYTYTTPPLPYPVTYYLMARDANGCMNERVPITANVYENEDLSIVVDTNFVDLPLAVVDFDIATTVPIASYEWSFGDGNSSILSQPSHQYTYPGRFETKVKVTDVNGCETLLSQFIEVRRTVGVWAPTAFSPNNDDYNDEYYISTANLDITTFELQIFNRWGQMVFQTNDPTFRWNGTSMEGGALQEGVYLCRMKGTYFDGEVFEEANTITLIR, encoded by the coding sequence ATGAAGAGGAACCTTTACAAGCTCCTTGTCTTATTGGTATCCGGATTTTTGGGCGTTCAGTCTGCCGAGGCCTCCCACTACATGGGATACGACCTCACCTACGAGTGCTTGGGCAGCTGTACGTATCGGATCTACATGACTTTGTACTATGACTGTGCAGGAGGTGCCACCCAAGGGGGCCTACCAGCACCTGGAGGCGGAGGTATTGGGGCTCCATCTCTGAGCTTTGTCGGAAATGGGGCCAACTGTATCGCACCTACGGCTGTAGGTGGCTGGATACAGACCAAATGGGACGAGGTGACTCCGATCTGTCCGGCTTTGTTCGCTGGACCAGCGGGTACGTACCCAACCTATTGTAAGGCAGGTACCCCTACTACCGGAACCCAATACCCGAATGTAAACGTTCCTGCAGGGCCTGTCGCTCCACTTCCCGGTGTGGCAGGGGAGACATTCTACAGAGACTACAGTTTCTGTAACGTCAACTGCGACAATTACGAAATTCAGGGTACTTTCTTTGCACGAAACGGTACAATCGCCTCTGGAGCAGCCAACCAAGGGATGCAAGTTCAAGGAACCACCATTGACTTGACTTTGAGCCCGTGTAACAACTCTCCTTACTTTACGGTCGATCCAGTTCCATACTTCTGTGCTGGTACCAACTTTACCTTCAACCAAGGCGCTGTTGACCCCGATGGAGATTCCCTCTCCTATGAGTTGGGGCCATGCTGGCAGGGACTCAACAACCAGGTAACGTATGTCAATGGATTTTCCCCGACTTCCCCACTGGGGCCGACTTGGGCCGTATCCATCAATGCATACACGGGTGACATCACCTTTACCCCGAATCCAACGGGTGCCGAGCTGATTGCAGTACTCTGCTTGACGGTAAACGAATGGAGAAATGGCCAACTAATCGGATCCGTAACACGGGATATTCAGGTTACGGTGATCGATGAAGATTGCGGTTCCAACCCTGCAACCGGTGGTGCTCAAAATATCACCTACAACACGGACACAGTTCCTGGCAACTCACTATCCTTTAATGAGGTGAAAGTATGCCCGGGTGCTCAGATCTGTTTTGACATTCCCGCTTTGGTTCAGGATTCATCCCTTGAATATACGATGTGGTGGAATGAGGGCATCCCCGGAGCAACCTTCACCGATGCGACGAACCCAGCGATCATGGATACAATTGTTGGAGACTCGCCGGTAGCAAGATTCTGCTGGACGCCTCCGATGAGTGCTCAAGGAGCATACTTCTTCATTGTCTCGACTCGAGATGACCAGTGTCCGATTCCCGGATTCAACCAGACGACCTATATCGTCTATGTAGAAGACGCCCTCCAACAATCCAATGCACTGGCCACTTTCATCAACTGTAATGACATGGAATTGTCGGTCGATCCTGTCTCCACGATTCCAAGTATCTACAATAACGTTTTTCCAGTTATCAACTGGTCAGGAAACGGAAACTTGCAGTACAACCAGAGTCTCTCTGATTCGGCATTTATCCATACCTACCCAGAACCAGGGACTTACTTCTTCAATGTTGAACTGGAAGACACCTTTGGATGTAGCATCAACCTGACGGGCCTTGCAACACTTGACTCCGGGGCGGTCGCCAATGCGGGTCCGGATGTGACGGTTTGTTCCAATTATGACCTTCAGCTCGGTACGCCAGCTCTACCCGGTCAGATCTACTGGTGGGAACCCAACATCTTCATCAGTGACTCAACGGTCGCGATGCCTGACTTTACCTATCCGAACGATAGCTTGTCTACGGCCTCATTCGAATACATGGTCAATGTCGTCGCTGGACAGTGTACGACCTTCGACTACGTAAATGTAGCGGTCAACCCATCCTTGAGTGCGGTGGCAGAAGCCGTGGATACAACCATATGTATTGGAGACTCGACGGATTTGACAGCCATTGGTAACTTGATCGGTGGATATACTTATCTCTGGAACACCGGAGATACGACCCAGTCAATCAATGTCAAGCCCACTACCACCACCACTTACTCAGTAGTAACCTTCAACGAAGGTTGTTCTTCAGATCCCGCCTATGTAACTGTCAATGTCCAGCAGGGACCATCAGCGACCGTTTCTGGGGATGTTGAAGTATGCCCCGGCGGAGGAACGATTTTGACTGCCAATGGTGGTGCCAACTACGTATGGTTGCCGATGACCTTCTTGGGACAGAGCATGGCGCTTTCCTCTCTGCAAGAAGATACGACAGTATTTGTAGTCGCCATCGATGCAGAAAACTGCCCAGGTCCTCCAATCCCAGTGAGCGTTTCATTGCTTGAAGCTCCAGAGCCAGACTTTGGCGCGGACCCTGTTTGTGAAGGATTGAATACCACCTTCAATGACAGCTCCACGATCAAGGATGGAAACGTAGTAGCATGGAGATGGGAATTCGGAGACGGCAAGCCCGGTGCATTCACCCAGAATCCTACTCACGTGTATGACCTTCCCGGACAATACTTCGTGAAGCAGGTGGTCACTTCTGACCTTGGATGTGTGGACTCATTGGTACGACTCGTAACAGTAGATCCGACTCCGACCGCAGACTTTGCATTCACCAACGTATGTGAAGGATTGCCCAACTTGATGAACAATACTTCCACCATCGAGCCAGGAGGATTCATCAATCAGTTCGAATGGTCCTTTGGAGATGGTACCGGCGACAATACCAACTCTCAGAATACCCAGCATACCTACAATGCCTACGGATACTACAACGTCACGCTGACGGTCACCACGCCTCAAGGATGTGCGGATGATTACACGCAGACGGTGTTCGTTCACCCGAATCCAGTTTCGGATTTCGAGGTAGTGGACGCATGTCAGGACAGCGTGGTATTTGCTTCGACCGGCTCTGCTGTCGGCGGTGAATTGGATTATATCTCCAACTATGCATGGGACTTCGGTGATCCACTTTCGGGGCAGAACAACTTCGCGTTGACTCCACAAGCAGGTCACCCGTATGTAAGTGCTGGACTTTACCAGATCACGCACACTGTGACCACAGCCAATGGCTGTTCCGATCAGATTCAGCGTGAGGTAACCGTATTCGCAACGCCTACAGCAGACTTTACCTACGACAACACCTGTGAAAACGAGTTCACACAATTCAGCACACTCAGCAACAGTAATGATGCGACCGTGCTGGACGAGTTCACTTGGGACTTCGGTGATGGCAACGTTTCTGCTGGAGAACAAGTAGAGAACATGTTCCACCCAACAGGCCCCGGGACCTATTCAGTCCGTTTGGCCATTGGCACGAACGAAGGTTGTAGAGACACCATGATCAAGCAAGTGATCATCAACCCAGAGCCACTTCCCAACTTCGGATGGGAGCCTGTATGTCTGTATGACTCCATGCTCTTCGGAGACATGACTCAGGTAGCGAGTGGTTCCATTGCTCGTTGGGAGTATGACTTCGGCGACGGCATCGGTACTTCCAGCTTGCCAAGCCCAGCTTATGCGTTCTTGAGCCCAGGTTTGTACAATGTGGAATTGACCGCAATCACAGACTCTGGATGTGTGAATGTATTCACGACCGAGGTTGAAACTTGGAAGCTTCCCGAAATCATCGAGGTGATCCAAGATTCCACTTGCTTCGGCAATACTGCCACGCTTGCAGCCATTCCGGATGAGGACGTGAGCATCACTTGGTACTACAACTTCGACGATGTATCTCCATTCCATCGAGGATATACCTACACGACTCCTCCACTTCCGTACCCAGTCACTTACTACTTGATGGCAAGAGACGCCAACGGATGTATGAATGAGCGTGTGCCAATCACTGCGAATGTCTATGAAAACGAAGATCTCAGCATCGTCGTGGATACCAACTTCGTAGACCTTCCATTGGCAGTTGTGGACTTTGATATTGCGACCACCGTGCCGATCGCTTCCTACGAGTGGTCATTCGGAGATGGCAATTCTTCCATCTTGTCCCAGCCTTCTCACCAGTACACCTACCCCGGTCGCTTTGAGACCAAGGTGAAGGTGACGGATGTAAATGGCTGTGAAACCCTCCTGTCTCAATTCATTGAGGTACGTAGAACCGTTGGAGTATGGGCGCCTACCGCCTTCTCGCCTAACAATGACGATTACAACGACGAATACTACATCTCTACAGCGAATCTGGATATCACCACATTCGAGCTCCAGATCTTCAACCGTTGGGGACAGATGGTCTTCCAGACGAATGACCCAACCTTCCGCTGGAATGGAACCTCCATGGAAGGTGGTGCATTGCAAGAAGGCGTTTATCTCTGCCGAATGAAGGGAACTTACTTCGACGGAGAGGTATTCGAAGAAGCCAACACCATTACTTTGATCAGATAG